A stretch of DNA from Mesorhizobium onobrychidis:
GACGAGGCGATCGATGGTTGTGCGCTCGGCGTCGCGCCCAACCATGGGCCCGGAACCCGCAGGCCGCGGAGCGTCATCCAGGGTTCCCCTGGCTGCACCGGAAGGTGCGGCTCGGGCACCTGCGATTGGGCTCGGTCGCAGCGCCTGCCTCGCCGCCTTCAGTTCCTCGCCTGGCGGCGCGCCGAGCTCGGCTTCGAATATGCGATGCGCCCGCTCGTAATGAGCGAGCGCGTCGTTGGTCCGGCCCATCTTCCCAAGCATCCGGACCACCGCAGCATGACCGGCTTCGGATAGCGGGTCGGCCGCAACAAATGCGTAGGCATAGGGCAGGGCATCCGTCGGGACGTCTTCCAGTCGCGCGATAAGCGCGGCGAGAACCCTGAACCGGAGCTGGCTCATCGCCTCCCGCTCCGCTATGCACCATTCCTGGTAGCGGTAACAGAGCGGCAGATCGAGCCCGTCGAGGAACTCGCCTCCAAACAGCGCCACAGTCTCGGTCAGCACCTCGGTGGTCGCGGCGGCGACGCTGCTTGCGGCAAGCGAGCGCACGACCGCATGGTCGACCAGCGCATCGCCAAGCTCGATGCCGACCCGCTCACGATCCGCCACGAGCCGAGCTCTGCTGCCGTCGCCGAGCAGCGCGCGGATCTTGCTGAGGCTCCAGCGCAACTCGGCTCGCGGATCGTCCGGTCCGTCCCAGAACAGATCGCAGAGCCGTTCACGCCGGTGCACCTGACCGGTGGCAATGAGATAGCCAAGAAGCGCGCGCGTTTTGCGGGAGGCGGGTAAAGCAAGGGCCTTCCCGTCGGCGCCGACAAGCTGGAGCTCGCCGAGCAGACGTACCCGGAGCGGGATAGGACGTTGCATTCCTGGCCTGCCTGCTCTGCCTTCGAGATAATTCGACGCCGGTTTCCACGGGCGCTTCCACGATTGTCCGCAAGTTTAGCTGTGAACACGGTCTTGCGAAAGCCTTGAGGAGCCAGCCGATGACAACGACAACGGCGACGAAACCATTCGATCCTGCCCAATACAAGGAGACGACCCACGACCAATGGCGGGCTGCCGCCGCCGCCAACCGCGAAGCCACCATCAACAAAGCGATCGTAGCCTCGAATGTGGCGCCACACTGGTCGTCTTTCCCTAAGCATGGATACCGGGATGTCCGACTAGGGTGTCGAGGCTGGGGGGACTGAACATGAGATTATTCGCATCCGCCATCGCATTGGCGATTGCAGAAGCTGCTGCCGTCGCTGAAAGCCGGCGGCTATGTCTTCGTGTTACGGCACACCGACAGAAGTGCTCACAAGAAGCCATTGCAGCTGAAGTGTAGTGGGAACATGCATCGGGAGTAGAGGAAACCGCCATGCCCGCAAAAATTGCCGTCGTTCAGAAGCCGCCGGTCTTTCTCGATCGCGAGGCGACCATCGCCAGAGCCGTCGAGGCGATCGACGAAGCCGCCGATGCCGGCGCCACCCTGGTGATCTTCCCTGAAGCCTGGATACCCGGATATCCGACGTGGGTCTGGCGGCTGAAGCCCGGCACGGATATGGCGTTGTCAAGCGAGCTTCACGCCAGGTTGCGCAGCAACGCCGTCGATATCGAGCGAGATGATCTTGAGCCTCTGCAGCAGGCCGCCAGCCAGCGTGCGGTGACGATTGTCGTCGGCCTGAACGAGATCGATAGTCGTTTCTCGGGCACAACGCTGTTTAACACCGTGGTCGTGATTGGACCGGATGGCACGCTCCAAAACCGACATCGCAAGTTGATGCCGACCAACCCCGAGCGCATGGTCTGGGGGACGGGCGACGCGAGCGGCCTCCGAGTTGTCGACACGCCGGTCGGCCGCCTGGGGTGCCTGATCTGCTGGGAAAGCTATATGCCGCTGGCGCGCTACGCTCTCTACGCCCAGAACATCGACATTCTCGTCAATCCGACGTGGGACAATGGTGAACTCTGCCTCGCCACATTGCGCCACATCGCCCGCGAGGGCGGATGCTGGGTCATCGGAACCGCGACGGCAATGCAGGGCAGCGATCTGCCGGCCGACTTTCCCGATCGCGATCGACTGTTCAAGGCCGAAGAGTGGATCAACGACGGCGACGCCGTCGTCGTGAAGCCGGGCGGCGCAATCGCGGCCGGACCGCTGAACCGCGACAAGGGAATCCTGTTCGCCGAAATTGATCGGGAGGCGGTCGGCCGCGCCCGGCGGTCGCTCGACGTCGCCGGGCACTATTCCCGGCCGGATATTTTCTCGCTGTCGATCAGCCGGAAACCGCTTACACCCGTCGCGTTCACCGACTGAGCCGGCTGACGACCGCGCCGGCGGTGGGCGGAAGCCGGGAGCCGGAATGTCGTGGAGCGCGTCCCATGACGCCGTCCAGTTAGCCGGGCCGCATGACGCTTCGCTCGTCTGCCCTACCTGGCTCAACGCGGTCGCCGCAGCATCGGGACGAGCGTCGGCGATGAACCGATCTGGATCGCGCCGAGCGGTTCGAAGCCGTGGCGCCGGTAGAACGGAATGTTGCGCGGGTTCGAGGATTCCAGATAGGCGGGCGCGTGATCGCGATCGCACTGCGCGAGCGCGTACGCCATCAAGGCATTGCCGTGACCTTCGCCCTGATGCGCCGGGTCGACGCCGATCACGGGCAAGTACCAATGCGGTTCGGTCGGATGGTACTTGGCCATCTGCTCGAATATAGCGGCGACTTCAGGGGCAAGAGAGGGCGCAACCGTGCTCTCGACAAGCGCACCAAGCCCTTCCTCGTCGGGATGCACACCGGGCGACAGCCACAGCGCCGTCCCGACATAGCCATCGGTGCAAAAGGCGCTTCCGTTTGAGAATGCCCTGGCCCCGAACGCGCGGACCAGTCGCGGCATGGCCGCAAGGTACTGGTGTGCATGCGGCCAGGTCCATCGCGCCATGGGATCCTCTGCAAACGCCAGCACGATTGTTCCGACCGCCGGATCTTCATCGGCCGCGGCCATAACTCTCACTGTCGGCGATTTCATGCTGCCCTCCAAGTGACGCAGGTGGTTCGACGAGGCGCCCGCGCCCTCAACGGGCGCCGCAACAAGCGGGCAGGAGTCCGTGATCAGGCAGTCCATCGGAAACCCGCCCCACATCTGGCTACCATGTTTCGCCGCCGGCGTTAAGTTTATCTCCTGACGCAACAAGTTGTTTCGAGAAACGGAAAGGAAACCCCCGAGGAAGGAGACAGGAGCGATGACGAAACACAAGACCGGAACACGCGAGGAATGGCTCCGAGCGCGGCTCGCACTGCTCGAGGCGGAGAAACGGCTCATGCGGCAGAGCGACGAACTGGCGCGACAGCGACAGGAACTGCCGTGGGTTCGGATCGATAAGGAGTATCTATTGGAGACCGAGGAGGGAAGCGCCTCGCTCGCCGACCTTTTCCAGGGGCGCTCGCAACTCTTCGTCTATCATTTCATGTTCGGCTACGGATACCGCCTCACCGATGAGCGCCAAGGATGCACCGGATGCTCGTTGATCGCCGATCACTTCGACTGCGTCATCCCCCACTTGAACGGCCGCGACATTACACTCGTTTGCGAATCGATCGCCCCGTTGCAGGAGATCCAGGATTACAAGCAGCAAATGGGCTGGCGCTTCCCGTGGGTTTCGTCGCTCGGGAGCGATTTCAAATACGACTTCGGCGCCGCCTTCACCGAAGAGCAGCAGAGAGACGGCGCCGACTACAACTATCAGCATGTCGACAGGGCCGAGCCGCAGAAGGAGGGAATGAGCGTCTTCGCGCTCCAGGACGGTGCCGTCTACCACACCTACTCGACCTATGCCCGTGGCACCGAGGTGTTTATGGGGGTCTACCGTTTCCTCGACTTGGCTCCGTGGGGAAGGAACGAGAACGGGCTCGAATTCCCCCAGGCGTGGTGGCGCCGCCATGACGAGTACGGCAATCGCTGAGCGGTGAGTGTCATGGGCACAACCGCGAATTACGGTGACAGTGCACTATTTTCCTTTCTGCCTGCCGTGCCATCGATCCGTAATGCCGACGTGGGCGCAGATCCGCCTCCTGAAGATAGTGCGCGTCCGCCCTGCCGCCGGCCGGTTAGCCTGGCGGCATCTTCTCGAACGTCTTCAGCGCGGTATCCATCTTGTCCCAAGGGAGAGCCCGGATACCGTAGGTGACAACGGTCGGATTGAACCGGCCCGGATCGTCGAGACTTCCGGCATAGACCGCGATCGGCTCCGGCATGGCGGCGAATGTCAGGTAGACCGGCGTTCCGCAGACCGGGCAGAACGAATGGATGTTATCGTTGCCGCTGTCACCCGCAATGCGCCAGTCCGTCGCCGTGCCGGTGATCGTCACGTCTGCCCGCGACGCAAACGTCAGATAGGATTGGTGACCGGTGCCGCTTCTTTTCTGGCAATCGCGGCATTGGCAGTGGTTCTCGAAGATCGGGGCTGCCTTTGCCTCGTAGCGGACCGCGCCGCACGCGCATCCGCCGGTGTAGAGAGTGCTCATCTGCTCGGCTCCTAGTTCCCGGGTTCAGGCCGCTAGGTCGGACGCGCGCGGCTTGGCGAAGACATCGATCGCCTGACCCGTTTCGAGGAAGGATTTCAGGCTGGAGAGGACGATCGGCCAACCGCGCTTGATGCCGTTCGCCATCCCGCTGCCGGATTCGAGTTCGTCATGGGTGACGGTCAGCCGGACCATGGCCTCGTATTCCTCGAGCTCGAAGGTTACCCGGCTGTAGCTCGCCGGATCGGACGCCTGCGAAGCGTTTGCCCAGGTGATGACGAGACGGGTCGGCGGGGAGACCTCGACGACCTTGCCGACGAGTTCGACGGTCCGTTCATCATTGGCGCGGATATGCTCCCAGCTCGAGCCGGGCTTCCAGTCGGAGACGTTCTCGTGGCCCCAGTAGCGCCGTGCGAGGTCTGGTTTGGTGATGGCCTCGAACACCTTTCCCGGTGTCGAGACGATATAGGTCGTGTAGATAAAGCTGATCGTTTCCTTGGTCATTGCTACGCTCCTTGTTGTTTCGCGAGCATAGGTAGATGGGGAAACCGGACCCGTGTGAGTGACAATCGTGTCGCGAATGGCTTCTGATATGACAAAAGGTTGACGCATGACGCGCTGGCAGCTTGCTCATGGACGGCATCTCGATCTTGGAGCGCAATCGTTGCTGATGGGGATTTTGAACGTTACGCCGGACAGTTTTTCCGACGGCGGAGAATTCGATCGGCCGGAGCGGGCGCTCCAGCAGGCGCGGCGCATGATCGGCGAGGGCGCGGCGATCATCGATGTCGGCGGCGAGTCCACCCGGCCCGGCGCCGGCGCCGTTTCGGCGCGCGAGGAACAAGCGCGCATCCTGCCGCTGATCGAGGCGCTGTCGTCCGACGGCGGCAGCCTGGTTTCGGTCGACACCTATCGGGCCGAGACGGCGCGTCTGGCGGTCGCGGCGGGCGCACATATCGTCAACGACGTGCATGGCCTGCAGCGCGAACCCGACATCGCCCACGTCGCGGCGGAAACCGGCGCCGGTCTCGTCATCATGCACACCGGGCGCGGCCGCGAAAAACTGGCGGATGTGATCGCCGACCAGTTCCTGTTCCTGAACAGATCGCTGGAGATCGCGCGCGACGCCGGAATCCCGGACGACCGGATCGTGCTGGACCCGGGCTTCGCCTTCGCCAAGGACGGAGAGGAAAACCTTGAGCTCATGGCTCGCTTCGGTGAATTGCGCGCGCTCGGTTTTCCATTGCTGGTCGGCACCTCACGCAAGCGTCTTGCCCGTCACCTGGTCGGCGGAACTGACGAGGGGCGGGACGTCGGCACAGCGGCGACAAGCGTCATCTTGCGGTTGAAGGGCGCTTCGATCTTCCGTGTGCACAGTGTCGCGGTCAATCGCGATGCACTGGCTTTCGCCGACGCGGTGCGCGAGCGCGAGACCGTGGAATAGAAGAGCGGGTCAGGCGGGCTCGGTGACGACGCCGATCCGCCGGTAGACGAATGGTTCGTCCTTTGAAGGAACTGCCGCAGCACGCTGGGCTTCGTCGATCAGCATTGCCATGCGCGCATGGATCGGCGATTTCGCGCAAGCCGGGTCCGTGGCGGCAGCATCGCCAGCGATCGCCATCGCCTGGCAGCGGCAGCCGCCCCAGTCGATCTCACGCCGTTCGCAACTGCGACAGGGCTGCTGCATCCAGTCGGTGCCGCGAAAGGCGTTGAATGCCGGCGAATCCGTCCAGATCTCGGCCAGGCTGCGCGGTCCGAAACGCTCAAAGCTGAGCGACGGGATGGTCTGTGCGGCATGGCATGGCAGCACGGTGCCGTCCGGCGTCACCATGAACGCGTCGCGCGCCCAGCCGCCCATGCACGGCTTGGGATAGATAGCGAAGTAATCCGGCGGGACGAAATCGATGTTCATGATGCCGGTGAGCCGTTCGCGCGCCGCCGCGACGATCTCCGCCTGCCGGTCGACCGCAGCACGCTCGGGCATCAGTTGATCGCGATTGGTCAGCGCCCAGCCGGCGTACTGCACGTTGGCGATCTCGAGCCGCTCCGCGCCCAGCGAGAGTGCCAGATCGATGAATTCCGGCACCTCCTCGATGTTGTGGCGATGGATCGGCGCGTTGATGGTAAGCGGCAGGCCCGCCGCGCAAGCGCGGCGTGCCGTCTCCAGCTTCTTTTCGTGGCCGCCTTTGTGGTTGCCGATACGGTCGGTGGTCGCCGGACGTGCGCCTTGAAAGCTCAGCTGCAGATGGTCGAGCCCGGCTTCGGCAAACGCTTCGATGCGGCCTTCGGCAATGCCGACGCCGGCCGTGATCAGGTTGGTGTAGACGCCGCGCGCCGAAAGCCCGGCGATCAATTGCTCGAGGTCGCGGCGCAGCGTCGGTTCGCCGCCGGACAGATGCACCTGGAGAACGCCGAGATCGGCAGCCTGCGAGAACAAGTCGAGCCAGGTCTGTGTATCGAGTTCGCGATTGGCCTTCAGCAATTCGAGCGGATTGGAGCAATAAGGGCATTGCAGCGGGCAGCGATGCGTCAGTTCCGCCAGCATGCCGATCGGAGGAAGAAGGGGCTCGCTCATAGCTTCACCAGCAGCTTGTCCGACCATTCCTGCAGGAAGGCGACGACGTCGGCGGCCACGGCCTCCTGTTCGGCGTCATAATCCGCGGCAAGGTCGGCAATGATGTGGCCGACCGTGGACCGTCCATCGCAGCGGCGCAATATATCGAGGCTGATATCGTTCGGCCAAAAAACCTTTTCGGGCGAAAGCACGGCGAACGCCTGCCGCACGGGGTCATATTGTATGCGCACGTGCTTCGGCAGCGAAGGCACCGATCGTGACGACACCAAAGCTCTTTCGCGCAGCGCCATCATAGGGCTGCCTCCGGACGGAACGCGCCGGGCGGGATGTTTCCCGGCTCGGCATAAGCGTGTTGAAGCGCGTCGAGCATGGCCCACAGTATATCGCATTTGAACACCAGCGCATCGATCGCCTGCTGCTGGCGTTCCGCCGTGTCGGCATGGCCGAGCACGTAGGCGAGGGCGAAGTCGGCGTCGCGCGAGGCCTGTTCGGGCCGTCGGCTGAAATAGGCCAGCGTATCCTCGGTGATGTAATCGTATTTGGCCAGCATGGCCGGGACCCGCTCGCCGATGATGAGCGGCGAGAACATCTCGGTCAGCGACGATGCGACCGCCTCGAACAGCGTCCGGTTCGTGCAAAAGGAGAGGTAAGCGCCGACCGCGAAACGTGTCGCCGGCAGCGCCAGCCTTTCGCTCTTCACGTCATCGGGATCGAGGCCGAGCGAGGTCGCCAGATGCAGCCAGCGCGCAATACCGCCGCTCCAGCCGTCCTCGCCGTCATGGTCCTCGATGCGTTTGCGCCAGGCGGCGCGAAACGCCGGGTCCTCGGCATGTGCGAGGATCATGGCATCCTTGCGCGGGATGACAGCCTGGTAGCAATAGCGGTTCAGCGCCCAGGCCTGCATCTCGGTCCGCGACAGCGCACCGCTGGTCATCCTGTGATGGAAAGGATGGCGGTTGTGATAGCGCTCGGCACCGACCTGACGCAGCACGGTTTCGAGCTCGCTGGAGGACAGGCCGTTCCTGGCCGCGTCGTGGAAATCACTCAAAATTCCATCTCCATCCCGTCGCGGGCGACTTCCCAGCCGGCGGCTTTCACCGCTGCGTGTTCGCCGGAATTCTCGTCCAGAACAGGGTTGGTGTTGTTGATGTGGACGAAGACACGGCGGCCGATCCTCACATCGGCCAGGCCGGCGATCGAACCTGTGTCTCCAGACATTGCCAGATGCCCCATGCGCGCCCCGGTTTTTTGGCCGACGCCGGCAGCAATCATCTCGTTGTCGGTATAGACCGTGCCGTCGAACAGAAGGCAGGCGGCATCGGCTAGACGCGTGCGCAGGGTCGCATCGATGCGCGCGCAGCCCGGGATATAGAAGACCGAGCTGCGACTGCCGGCACCAGTGATACGGACGCCGACCGTGTCGCCGGACTCGGAGCTGAAATTGGCATCCGGTTGGCTTCTTTCCTCGAGATAGAGCGCAATCTTTCCGGGCACGGGAAAGCTCTCGACAGTCACGCCGGTGTCGTGGCCGTCTGCGTCGCAGATCGCCAGTTCTTCCGCCGGCGGCAAGGTGCGTCGCGGCACGAGCGCCGGATCGAGAACATTGAAAATCGAATTCGCCTCCAGCGTCGCCAGAACCTGTGTCGTTGCATAGATGGCGAAGGGCTGCCGCTCACGCAGGCTGAGCAGGCCGGCGACATGATCGACATCGGCATTGGTCAGCACCACCGCACGGATAGGCGTCGAACGCAGCGGCGCATCATGCGCGGGCTGCAATTCAGGCGTTTGCGCAATCTGCTGGCGGATATCGGGCGAGGCGTTGAAGAGCACCCAGCCGGCGCCATCCACTGACGCGGCGATGCTTGATTGGGTTCGCGAATGCACGCCAGCCATCCCGGTGCGCGCCGCGCGGCTCAGGCGATAGTTGCAATTCCATTGCGGGAAGCCGCCGCCTGCCGCCGAGCCGATGATTTTCAAGCGCATTGCAATGCCCGCTCTGCGGCTCATTCAACCAACAGCAAGTTTTCGACCGCGAATGGCTTCGCGCCCGTGTTGAACGCGCCAAAGCCTTTCACCAAGACCTCGCGCGGCAAGGCAGTGCGTGCCCCC
This window harbors:
- a CDS encoding DUF899 domain-containing protein — protein: MTKHKTGTREEWLRARLALLEAEKRLMRQSDELARQRQELPWVRIDKEYLLETEEGSASLADLFQGRSQLFVYHFMFGYGYRLTDERQGCTGCSLIADHFDCVIPHLNGRDITLVCESIAPLQEIQDYKQQMGWRFPWVSSLGSDFKYDFGAAFTEEQQRDGADYNYQHVDRAEPQKEGMSVFALQDGAVYHTYSTYARGTEVFMGVYRFLDLAPWGRNENGLEFPQAWWRRHDEYGNR
- a CDS encoding GNAT family N-acetyltransferase, which encodes MKSPTVRVMAAADEDPAVGTIVLAFAEDPMARWTWPHAHQYLAAMPRLVRAFGARAFSNGSAFCTDGYVGTALWLSPGVHPDEEGLGALVESTVAPSLAPEVAAIFEQMAKYHPTEPHWYLPVIGVDPAHQGEGHGNALMAYALAQCDRDHAPAYLESSNPRNIPFYRRHGFEPLGAIQIGSSPTLVPMLRRPR
- a CDS encoding GFA family protein, whose amino-acid sequence is MSTLYTGGCACGAVRYEAKAAPIFENHCQCRDCQKRSGTGHQSYLTFASRADVTITGTATDWRIAGDSGNDNIHSFCPVCGTPVYLTFAAMPEPIAVYAGSLDDPGRFNPTVVTYGIRALPWDKMDTALKTFEKMPPG
- the pqqC gene encoding pyrroloquinoline-quinone synthase PqqC; translated protein: MSDFHDAARNGLSSSELETVLRQVGAERYHNRHPFHHRMTSGALSRTEMQAWALNRYCYQAVIPRKDAMILAHAEDPAFRAAWRKRIEDHDGEDGWSGGIARWLHLATSLGLDPDDVKSERLALPATRFAVGAYLSFCTNRTLFEAVASSLTEMFSPLIIGERVPAMLAKYDYITEDTLAYFSRRPEQASRDADFALAYVLGHADTAERQQQAIDALVFKCDILWAMLDALQHAYAEPGNIPPGAFRPEAAL
- a CDS encoding carbon-nitrogen hydrolase family protein: MPAKIAVVQKPPVFLDREATIARAVEAIDEAADAGATLVIFPEAWIPGYPTWVWRLKPGTDMALSSELHARLRSNAVDIERDDLEPLQQAASQRAVTIVVGLNEIDSRFSGTTLFNTVVVIGPDGTLQNRHRKLMPTNPERMVWGTGDASGLRVVDTPVGRLGCLICWESYMPLARYALYAQNIDILVNPTWDNGELCLATLRHIAREGGCWVIGTATAMQGSDLPADFPDRDRLFKAEEWINDGDAVVVKPGGAIAAGPLNRDKGILFAEIDREAVGRARRSLDVAGHYSRPDIFSLSISRKPLTPVAFTD
- the pqqE gene encoding pyrroloquinoline quinone biosynthesis protein PqqE is translated as MSEPLLPPIGMLAELTHRCPLQCPYCSNPLELLKANRELDTQTWLDLFSQAADLGVLQVHLSGGEPTLRRDLEQLIAGLSARGVYTNLITAGVGIAEGRIEAFAEAGLDHLQLSFQGARPATTDRIGNHKGGHEKKLETARRACAAGLPLTINAPIHRHNIEEVPEFIDLALSLGAERLEIANVQYAGWALTNRDQLMPERAAVDRQAEIVAAARERLTGIMNIDFVPPDYFAIYPKPCMGGWARDAFMVTPDGTVLPCHAAQTIPSLSFERFGPRSLAEIWTDSPAFNAFRGTDWMQQPCRSCERREIDWGGCRCQAMAIAGDAAATDPACAKSPIHARMAMLIDEAQRAAAVPSKDEPFVYRRIGVVTEPA
- a CDS encoding SRPBCC family protein; amino-acid sequence: MTKETISFIYTTYIVSTPGKVFEAITKPDLARRYWGHENVSDWKPGSSWEHIRANDERTVELVGKVVEVSPPTRLVITWANASQASDPASYSRVTFELEEYEAMVRLTVTHDELESGSGMANGIKRGWPIVLSSLKSFLETGQAIDVFAKPRASDLAA
- the pqqB gene encoding pyrroloquinoline quinone biosynthesis protein PqqB; this encodes MRLKIIGSAAGGGFPQWNCNYRLSRAARTGMAGVHSRTQSSIAASVDGAGWVLFNASPDIRQQIAQTPELQPAHDAPLRSTPIRAVVLTNADVDHVAGLLSLRERQPFAIYATTQVLATLEANSIFNVLDPALVPRRTLPPAEELAICDADGHDTGVTVESFPVPGKIALYLEERSQPDANFSSESGDTVGVRITGAGSRSSVFYIPGCARIDATLRTRLADAACLLFDGTVYTDNEMIAAGVGQKTGARMGHLAMSGDTGSIAGLADVRIGRRVFVHINNTNPVLDENSGEHAAVKAAGWEVARDGMEMEF
- the folP gene encoding dihydropteroate synthase; amino-acid sequence: MTRWQLAHGRHLDLGAQSLLMGILNVTPDSFSDGGEFDRPERALQQARRMIGEGAAIIDVGGESTRPGAGAVSAREEQARILPLIEALSSDGGSLVSVDTYRAETARLAVAAGAHIVNDVHGLQREPDIAHVAAETGAGLVIMHTGRGREKLADVIADQFLFLNRSLEIARDAGIPDDRIVLDPGFAFAKDGEENLELMARFGELRALGFPLLVGTSRKRLARHLVGGTDEGRDVGTAATSVILRLKGASIFRVHSVAVNRDALAFADAVRERETVE
- the pqqD gene encoding pyrroloquinoline quinone biosynthesis peptide chaperone PqqD — encoded protein: MMALRERALVSSRSVPSLPKHVRIQYDPVRQAFAVLSPEKVFWPNDISLDILRRCDGRSTVGHIIADLAADYDAEQEAVAADVVAFLQEWSDKLLVKL